A genomic segment from Methanosphaera cuniculi encodes:
- the nikR gene encoding nickel-responsive transcriptional regulator NikR — MRISMSLPNKLLTEFDDVLRDRGYQSRSKGIRDALKDYILRYQWMNDMEGERVGVLAVIYDHHYVGVMEAMTDIQHDYMKQINASLHIHMNEKYCLEVIIVKGDVKKIRELTEKLMRLKGVEHVKLTSAGTSNLDQLHEDEEE, encoded by the coding sequence ATGCGAATAAGTATGTCTCTTCCAAATAAACTACTCACTGAATTTGATGATGTATTACGTGATAGGGGATATCAATCCAGATCAAAAGGAATACGTGATGCTCTAAAAGATTATATTCTCAGATATCAGTGGATGAATGACATGGAAGGAGAACGTGTAGGAGTTCTAGCAGTTATATATGACCATCACTATGTAGGTGTAATGGAAGCAATGACTGACATACAACATGACTACATGAAACAGATAAATGCAAGTTTACACATTCACATGAATGAGAAATATTGCCTGGAAGTAATAATTGTAAAAGGTGATGTTAAAAAAATACGTGAATTAACCGAAAAGCTAATGAGACTTAAAGGTGTAGAACACGTAAAATTAACAAGTGCAGGAACAAGCAACCTTGATCAATTACATGAAGATGAAGAAGAATAA
- a CDS encoding methyltransferase domain-containing protein, translated as MTYYDDLVNDKKRVNIFKDAIMNESYGIVYDLGTGSGILATFASQKADKVYAIEVNPLILKHTKKNLKNYPNVKLINTDATCYKLDPKPDVVICEMLDTALIDEEQVPVINNAIKYKKPTTIFIPKAVENMIELITTNINHITYYEDNHPEIKILSDKKTYNTIEFNNTINPCINKNIIIKVKNDGLLNAIKLTTNTILNDTLSIGPTPMLNPPLLIPLNQQKNVKKNEKIEIQLKYKMGGGLNTIQANIL; from the coding sequence ATGACATACTATGATGATTTAGTTAATGATAAAAAACGAGTTAACATATTTAAAGATGCTATAATGAATGAAAGTTATGGTATTGTATATGATCTTGGAACAGGTTCTGGAATTCTTGCAACTTTTGCATCACAAAAAGCTGATAAAGTATATGCAATAGAAGTAAATCCACTAATTTTAAAACATACAAAAAAAAATCTTAAAAACTATCCTAATGTTAAACTAATAAATACAGATGCAACCTGCTATAAATTAGATCCAAAGCCTGATGTAGTAATATGTGAAATGCTTGATACAGCATTAATTGATGAAGAACAAGTACCTGTAATAAACAATGCTATAAAATATAAAAAGCCAACTACAATCTTCATACCAAAAGCAGTAGAAAACATGATAGAACTAATAACAACAAACATCAACCACATAACATACTATGAAGATAATCATCCAGAAATAAAAATACTATCTGATAAAAAAACATATAACACAATAGAATTTAACAACACAATAAATCCATGCATAAATAAAAATATCATCATAAAAGTAAAAAATGATGGACTTCTTAATGCAATAAAACTCACAACAAACACAATACTAAATGACACACTAAGCATAGGACCTACACCAATGCTAAATCCACCACTACTAATACCACTAAATCAACAAAAAAATGTAAAAAAGAATGAAAAAATAGAAATACAACTAAAATATAAAATGGGAGGTGGCTTAAATACCATACAAGCAAATATCCTGTAA
- the hycI gene encoding hydrogenase maturation peptidase HycI produces MGNPLRGDDGLGPLLSEKLYEKLVNITDKNTDNIYLLNCETTPENDTSTIRQLKPSHIIIVDAVEFDTTPGEIIIIDKKQIDEFNVSTHSMPISFLINYIEKTIGSKVMIIGIQPEEMLLINKISTPVKESVETLSNIITENI; encoded by the coding sequence ATAGGAAATCCTCTAAGAGGAGATGATGGACTAGGACCATTACTATCTGAAAAATTATATGAAAAACTAGTAAATATAACAGATAAAAACACAGATAACATCTACCTACTAAACTGTGAAACAACACCAGAAAATGATACAAGTACAATACGACAATTAAAACCGTCACATATAATAATAGTAGATGCAGTAGAATTTGACACAACACCTGGGGAAATTATAATAATCGATAAAAAACAAATTGATGAATTTAATGTATCAACACACTCAATGCCAATATCTTTCCTAATAAACTATATAGAAAAAACAATAGGAAGCAAAGTAATGATAATAGGAATACAACCTGAAGAAATGTTACTCATAAATAAAATATCAACACCAGTAAAAGAGAGTGTAGAAACACTATCAAACATAATAACCGAAAACATATAA
- a CDS encoding ATP-grasp domain-containing protein gives MKILFIGSRLFDDVAWYLKENNITSIITESNENAANLELADKQYIVKRGMDEPMQIAIKEDVDAIIPLIGIDPPLIDVGAMKDKLEKENNIPVIAANHKLATLAADKYETKKLLEKNQIKTPHYEQITPTYNLEDLYDNLPKVLKTPDGQGGIGVKIALTPEDCDEFIESKTNIFTEDYIEGYETSIEVLRYNNQTIPLTPVYKGITTLKGTHPLAKIKQAPLKIDNIDNNQHNSEIRNLAQKIADLIDLTGTMDIDILHDTTKNEDYTIELNTRPSGTRYMTAATTDIYPLCQLVDMASGKWSAKNVKKQMKNYVSTEIPVGDFPEDKFEERKYFTDKNSYIVHGPKHYQRVTIRAENYDKLNDLTYELIPEYAKQHNINFKQ, from the coding sequence ATGAAAATACTATTTATAGGATCAAGATTATTTGATGATGTAGCATGGTATCTAAAAGAAAACAACATCACATCAATAATAACAGAATCAAATGAAAATGCAGCAAACTTAGAACTTGCAGATAAACAATACATAGTAAAACGGGGAATGGATGAACCCATGCAAATAGCAATAAAAGAAGATGTAGATGCAATAATACCATTAATAGGAATAGATCCACCACTCATAGATGTAGGTGCAATGAAAGATAAACTCGAAAAAGAAAATAATATACCAGTAATAGCAGCAAATCATAAACTAGCAACACTAGCAGCAGATAAATATGAAACCAAAAAACTACTAGAAAAAAACCAGATAAAAACACCACACTATGAACAAATAACTCCAACTTATAACCTGGAAGATCTATATGATAATCTGCCAAAAGTACTTAAAACACCAGATGGACAAGGAGGAATAGGTGTAAAAATAGCATTAACACCTGAAGATTGTGATGAATTCATAGAATCAAAAACAAACATCTTCACAGAAGACTACATAGAAGGATATGAAACATCAATAGAAGTACTAAGATATAACAACCAAACCATACCACTAACACCAGTATATAAGGGAATCACAACACTAAAAGGAACACATCCACTAGCAAAAATAAAACAAGCACCACTAAAAATAGATAACATAGATAATAATCAACATAATAGTGAAATACGAAACTTAGCCCAAAAAATAGCAGATCTCATAGATCTAACAGGAACAATGGACATAGATATACTACATGATACAACCAAAAATGAAGACTACACAATAGAACTAAACACAAGACCAAGTGGAACACGATATATGACAGCAGCAACAACAGATATCTATCCACTATGTCAACTAGTAGACATGGCATCCGGCAAATGGAGTGCTAAAAATGTAAAAAAACAAATGAAAAACTATGTATCAACAGAAATACCAGTAGGAGACTTCCCAGAAGATAAATTTGAGGAAAGAAAATACTTCACAGATAAAAACTCATACATCGTACATGGACCAAAACACTATCAACGCGTAACAATAAGAGCTGAAAACTATGATAAACTAAATGACCTTACATATGAACTAATACCAGAATATGCAAAACAACACAACATAAACTTCAAACAATAA
- a CDS encoding glycosyltransferase family 4 protein: MIGQVDILIFILTIIATAVFTAAVRRGLLVADIRDNPIISEHRQKSGTPTMGGFGMLLGVAFMAMILFQINASSYLIIVVLLMLVAGIFGMFDDLLGFKVKEYQKVVRNDGEEPVQIGLLTLAPGEEARIASEKAKADYAEIVETEHKLTLIDEIPIKSETSESEKIITQIVVACFLILPGVLSSNISGFNIGIWMIPLAIFAIVGSINSVNLIDGMDGLAAGIIAIASVASAIYASVITGSVASLPFVVIAGAAVGFLVLNHYPAKIFMGDTGSYALGAGYMAAALLGNTFIFSIIALAVPIVSVIISLLHRAHIITLPVEPLHHTLNYHGMSEQKIILLYWAITFVVSIIALFIFGVI; the protein is encoded by the coding sequence GTGATAGGTCAAGTCGATATACTCATTTTTATATTAACTATTATTGCAACAGCTGTTTTTACTGCTGCTGTAAGACGTGGTTTGCTTGTAGCTGATATTCGGGATAATCCTATTATTTCAGAACATCGTCAAAAGAGTGGTACACCTACTATGGGTGGTTTTGGTATGCTCTTAGGTGTAGCTTTTATGGCTATGATTTTATTTCAGATAAATGCTAGTAGCTATCTTATTATTGTTGTTCTTCTCATGCTTGTTGCTGGTATTTTTGGTATGTTTGATGATTTACTTGGTTTTAAGGTAAAAGAGTACCAGAAAGTTGTACGTAATGATGGAGAAGAACCTGTACAGATAGGATTATTAACACTTGCTCCTGGAGAGGAGGCAAGAATTGCATCAGAGAAGGCTAAAGCTGATTATGCAGAGATTGTGGAAACTGAACATAAGCTTACTTTAATTGATGAAATTCCAATTAAAAGTGAGACTTCAGAGTCTGAGAAGATTATTACACAAATTGTAGTAGCTTGTTTTTTAATTCTTCCTGGTGTTTTATCAAGTAATATTAGTGGTTTTAATATTGGAATTTGGATGATACCTCTTGCTATTTTTGCAATTGTTGGATCTATTAATTCTGTTAATCTTATTGATGGAATGGATGGTCTTGCAGCTGGTATTATTGCTATTGCATCTGTTGCATCAGCAATTTATGCAAGTGTCATAACAGGTAGTGTGGCTTCACTTCCATTTGTTGTAATTGCAGGTGCAGCTGTTGGATTCCTTGTTCTTAACCATTACCCAGCTAAGATTTTCATGGGAGATACTGGTTCTTATGCTCTTGGTGCAGGTTATATGGCAGCAGCACTTCTTGGAAATACTTTTATATTTTCAATTATAGCACTTGCTGTACCTATTGTATCTGTAATAATAAGTTTACTTCACAGAGCTCATATTATCACATTACCAGTTGAACCATTACATCATACATTAAACTATCATGGAATGTCTGAACAGAAAATTATATTATTATATTGGGCAATTACATTTGTTGTCTCAATTATAGCACTATTCATATTTGGTGTAATATAA
- a CDS encoding Mur ligase family protein: MQKTNSIYASELAQKIDGKLYGPDKLLSGHYTYLNRAEAGDIVIRHWINDKGIKIAKDKEISCVITQNPHEDAVNVAKELDFCLIVTDYIEYATAYALNQTVKKYANDSIKIATTGTNGKSTTTHLLYTIFSDLGFKTYTNTDAESEGNTLIDPKVASELPEFYNENNGLDVITLEVSEIQGWDDRIMENHAYEMISALDADVTIITNASMDHINLLRSFDHLLEEISGAARAINYVDKSSLLILNYEDKNIAKMSEIVENNSNVDVMYFGNYDDDDRLLSVSYKPKVGIYVADELYIKYDDLPFTSMHFIQDIMAAICVCVYYNLDHKKVVKSLKNYKPLARRFIKLRENPVIIDDFAHNPSGIKLTIENGYDLGENVYIVDAIRGSRGDDINREIAEALAETLKNRSNYTLYITSSIDVVDHLNWVEPSEFNIFEETLNREGIKYTFIEKLEDTLIKVVDEAGDDDVILLLGAQGMDPASGILTKHDLI; this comes from the coding sequence ATGCAAAAAACAAACTCAATTTATGCATCCGAACTTGCCCAGAAGATTGATGGAAAACTATATGGACCTGATAAACTATTAAGTGGACATTACACGTACTTAAATCGTGCAGAAGCTGGTGATATAGTAATCAGACACTGGATAAATGATAAAGGTATCAAAATTGCAAAAGATAAGGAAATTTCATGTGTTATTACACAAAATCCTCATGAAGATGCAGTGAATGTAGCTAAAGAATTAGACTTTTGTTTAATTGTAACAGACTATATTGAATATGCAACAGCATATGCACTAAATCAAACAGTGAAAAAATATGCAAATGATTCAATAAAGATTGCTACAACTGGAACAAATGGTAAATCTACCACCACTCATCTTCTTTATACTATTTTTTCAGATTTAGGATTTAAAACATATACAAATACAGATGCTGAATCTGAGGGTAATACACTTATTGATCCTAAAGTTGCATCAGAACTACCAGAATTTTATAATGAAAATAATGGTCTTGATGTTATCACACTTGAAGTATCAGAAATTCAAGGATGGGATGATAGAATCATGGAAAATCATGCCTATGAAATGATAAGTGCACTTGATGCTGATGTTACAATAATAACAAATGCATCAATGGATCATATTAATCTACTTAGATCATTTGATCATTTACTTGAAGAAATAAGTGGAGCTGCACGTGCAATAAATTATGTTGATAAAAGTTCACTTCTCATACTCAATTATGAGGATAAAAATATTGCAAAGATGAGTGAAATTGTAGAAAATAATTCAAATGTAGATGTAATGTATTTTGGAAACTATGATGATGATGATAGATTATTATCTGTAAGTTATAAGCCAAAAGTAGGAATATATGTAGCAGATGAACTTTACATAAAATATGATGATCTTCCATTTACATCAATGCATTTTATCCAAGATATTATGGCAGCAATTTGTGTATGTGTATATTATAACTTAGATCACAAAAAGGTAGTAAAATCACTTAAAAACTACAAACCACTTGCACGAAGATTTATTAAACTTCGAGAAAATCCTGTGATTATTGATGATTTTGCACATAATCCATCAGGAATAAAACTTACAATAGAAAATGGATATGACTTAGGCGAAAATGTATATATTGTTGATGCAATACGTGGAAGTCGTGGTGATGATATAAACCGTGAAATAGCTGAAGCATTAGCAGAAACACTAAAAAATCGTAGTAACTATACACTTTATATTACATCAAGTATAGATGTAGTAGATCATCTAAACTGGGTTGAACCATCAGAATTTAATATATTTGAAGAAACATTAAATCGTGAAGGTATAAAATATACATTTATTGAAAAACTTGAAGATACTCTTATAAAAGTAGTAGATGAAGCAGGTGATGATGATGTGATATTACTTCTTGGAGCTCAGGGAATGGATCCTGCTAGTGGAATACTAACAAAGCATGATCTAATATAA
- a CDS encoding Mur ligase family protein — MFKSCLVVGAGNAGRPVARLLNHQGVDVTISDAKTFDEFTTRRQGRLKVLEDEGITLKLGEKQPKVDEYDAVYLAPTIPETAPIYQQIKDQQKIIITRKTISDIVNNILTMDKIGITGSFGKTTTTDMLTHIFKAAGYKVYQCSSMKWNLVSEAIVDDIIKGEYKGADIAIVELPHGTLGLLGELDLKIGVLTNLRPEHLCEFGGSMQKYVDRKACILPASQTLVANSQCGDLLTYKRDDTIYFNFEDQEELDLEKYKPVYIGLIDDDGNYHIQIDTHDEISDYEVDIDTVAYYTYENLTAAIAASMTYGLTIDDVKRGISNFTGVGGRMEYLGKFNGVDAYYDASYGDQSVRQALEAIKDENLIILYDNVDSTTIRDKKESGRTIGDYANIVIASGYVEVTNTLDMDSALELLGAIENDDVVKLAVCTVDEAAELAMKYAKPGDIIVHLGPDASNSYEQAKTRMLKGLNEGSKRYDNQ, encoded by the coding sequence ATGTTTAAATCATGTCTAGTAGTGGGTGCAGGAAATGCAGGACGTCCCGTAGCAAGATTACTAAATCATCAAGGAGTAGATGTAACAATATCAGATGCAAAAACATTTGATGAATTTACAACAAGACGACAGGGAAGACTAAAAGTCCTAGAAGATGAAGGAATCACACTTAAACTTGGAGAAAAACAGCCAAAAGTAGATGAATATGATGCAGTATATCTAGCACCAACAATACCAGAAACTGCACCAATATATCAACAAATAAAAGATCAACAAAAAATAATTATAACACGTAAAACAATTAGTGACATTGTAAATAACATACTAACAATGGATAAAATAGGAATAACAGGGTCTTTTGGAAAAACAACAACAACAGATATGCTAACACATATATTTAAAGCAGCAGGATATAAAGTATATCAATGCTCATCAATGAAATGGAATCTGGTAAGTGAAGCAATAGTAGATGACATTATAAAAGGTGAATATAAGGGTGCTGATATTGCAATAGTTGAACTACCACATGGAACACTAGGACTACTTGGAGAATTAGACCTTAAAATAGGAGTACTAACTAACCTAAGACCAGAACACTTATGTGAATTTGGTGGATCAATGCAAAAATATGTAGATCGTAAAGCATGTATTCTACCTGCAAGTCAAACACTTGTTGCAAACTCACAATGTGGAGATCTACTAACATATAAAAGAGATGACACAATATACTTCAACTTTGAAGATCAAGAAGAACTTGATCTTGAAAAATATAAACCAGTATACATAGGACTAATTGATGATGATGGAAATTATCATATACAAATAGATACTCATGATGAAATATCAGACTATGAAGTAGATATAGATACAGTAGCATACTACACTTATGAAAACCTAACTGCAGCAATAGCAGCAAGTATGACATATGGACTAACCATAGATGATGTAAAACGTGGAATATCCAACTTCACAGGTGTTGGTGGACGTATGGAATATCTAGGTAAATTTAATGGAGTAGATGCTTATTATGATGCATCATATGGAGATCAAAGTGTACGCCAAGCACTTGAAGCAATCAAAGATGAAAATCTAATAATATTATATGATAATGTAGATTCAACTACCATTCGTGATAAAAAAGAAAGTGGACGTACAATTGGTGATTATGCAAATATTGTAATAGCATCAGGATATGTGGAAGTTACAAACACACTAGATATGGATTCTGCATTAGAATTACTTGGTGCAATAGAAAATGATGATGTAGTAAAACTAGCAGTATGCACAGTAGATGAAGCAGCAGAACTAGCAATGAAATATGCAAAACCAGGAGATATCATAGTACACCTAGGACCTGATGCATCAAACTCATATGAACAAGCAAAAACACGAATGTTAAAAGGACTAAATGAGGGAAGCAAAAGATATGACAACCAATGA
- a CDS encoding Mur ligase family protein, which produces MTTNDTKKNIDINEDTVFGVIGVCGINGNLISRILMDHGYKVIANDMVNPEDCRFKSALKDYPDMEIYYGGVPESFFEKSDYIVLPMALIESKSMLYQKVKKYNIPILTPEDICDMFMPAHPVICITGTNGKTTTVAMLKNIVYKSGLKPCEHNLDNLQGNAADIPALQSRLKGDLNILETGTFGVTGSLKKLAEPCHPDVGIITNITPDHLDKNERFLDYAMVKGELIELLRGKKLIVNNDDPTIKALLDKLDYVGEVITYGLETNPVSKSTKQCFCGNNAVVDEYIAGVGVYSCKCGIEYQKPDFLAFNINDEHNAFDLKTPDNKIMHFELSVNGLHNIYNATAAIVCALKILQLDYDTIYQGVKEFNGVDGRMQTIGKIADKTIMVDYAHNPAGISTVLAELKNMYDVVVDVITTSSESGIKGDHEILENALKHADYVIPASNNAYDCAKEALDNKIGINQIILPEYLPQGEKIGTLGASKDQVKAGLYTALSLANKNVDLIVLTGEAAYKFEETLKDEIHSFK; this is translated from the coding sequence ATGACAACCAATGATACTAAAAAAAATATAGATATAAATGAAGATACAGTATTTGGAGTAATAGGTGTATGTGGAATAAATGGAAATCTAATAAGTCGAATACTAATGGATCATGGATACAAAGTAATAGCTAATGATATGGTAAATCCTGAAGATTGTAGATTTAAATCAGCACTAAAAGATTATCCTGATATGGAAATATACTATGGAGGAGTACCTGAATCATTCTTTGAAAAATCAGATTATATAGTACTACCAATGGCTTTAATTGAATCAAAATCAATGTTATATCAAAAAGTAAAAAAATATAACATACCAATACTAACACCAGAAGATATATGTGATATGTTTATGCCAGCACATCCTGTAATATGTATAACAGGAACAAATGGAAAAACAACTACAGTAGCAATGCTAAAAAATATAGTATATAAATCAGGATTAAAACCATGTGAACATAATCTTGATAATCTACAAGGAAATGCAGCAGATATACCAGCACTTCAATCAAGACTTAAAGGAGATCTTAACATACTTGAAACAGGTACATTTGGAGTAACAGGAAGTCTTAAAAAACTTGCAGAACCATGTCATCCTGATGTTGGAATTATAACAAATATAACACCAGATCATCTTGATAAAAATGAAAGATTTCTTGATTATGCAATGGTTAAAGGTGAACTTATCGAATTACTTCGTGGTAAAAAACTCATAGTAAATAATGATGATCCAACAATTAAAGCATTACTTGATAAACTTGACTATGTAGGTGAAGTTATAACATATGGACTTGAAACTAACCCAGTATCAAAATCAACAAAACAATGCTTCTGTGGAAATAATGCAGTAGTTGATGAATATATTGCAGGTGTAGGAGTATATTCATGTAAATGTGGAATAGAATACCAAAAACCAGACTTCCTTGCATTTAATATTAATGATGAACATAATGCATTTGATCTTAAAACACCAGATAATAAGATAATGCACTTTGAACTATCAGTAAATGGACTACATAATATTTATAATGCAACAGCAGCAATTGTTTGTGCACTTAAAATATTACAACTAGACTATGATACAATTTATCAAGGAGTTAAGGAATTTAATGGTGTAGATGGACGTATGCAAACTATTGGAAAAATAGCAGATAAAACTATTATGGTAGATTATGCACATAATCCGGCAGGAATTTCAACAGTACTAGCAGAACTTAAAAATATGTATGATGTTGTTGTTGATGTAATTACAACATCATCAGAATCAGGTATAAAAGGAGATCATGAAATACTAGAAAATGCACTTAAACATGCAGATTATGTAATACCAGCATCAAATAATGCATATGATTGTGCAAAAGAAGCACTTGATAATAAAATTGGAATAAATCAAATTATACTACCTGAATATCTTCCACAAGGTGAAAAGATTGGAACACTTGGTGCTTCAAAAGATCAAGTAAAAGCAGGATTATACACTGCATTATCTTTAGCTAATAAGAATGTTGATCTTATAGTACTTACAGGTGAAGCTGCATATAAATTTGAAGAAACATTAAAAGATGAAATTCATTCATTTAAATAA
- a CDS encoding DUF356 domain-containing protein: protein MAFILIRAMNKKKALNSLADIERHGKLTIIGKPKQISIKKAYTLTKRILKKEPRGDIKVAVLVKVKESTTESIMNLRKIHPPAHLIVISEEYPEYDVMCEEFKKAKIFDGYYSSKNKSNSKDKK, encoded by the coding sequence ATGGCATTTATATTAATCAGAGCAATGAATAAGAAAAAAGCATTAAACAGTCTAGCAGATATAGAAAGACATGGGAAACTCACAATAATTGGAAAACCAAAACAAATAAGCATAAAAAAAGCATACACTCTTACTAAAAGAATTCTTAAAAAAGAACCACGTGGGGACATTAAAGTTGCTGTTCTTGTAAAAGTTAAAGAATCAACAACAGAAAGTATTATGAACTTAAGAAAAATACATCCTCCAGCACATCTAATTGTGATAAGTGAAGAATATCCAGAATATGACGTAATGTGTGAAGAATTTAAAAAAGCAAAAATATTTGATGGATATTACTCATCTAAAAATAAGTCAAATAGTAAAGATAAAAAATAG
- a CDS encoding multiprotein bridging factor aMBF1 — protein sequence MNCEICGMEIKGQPYKTKIDNSVMITCKECSSYGKVQNAPQNNNQRRGKGKTRGRSNQNNRQQPRTYTKRPRDEYELIDDYEKVIRQARERKHLTQKQLGEKLYERESVIAHIESGKMVPDTKTARKLEKALNIKIIEKLESDEREFQDQRRFREATIGDIAKIKRS from the coding sequence ATGAACTGTGAAATTTGTGGAATGGAAATTAAAGGTCAACCTTATAAAACAAAAATTGATAACTCTGTAATGATAACATGTAAAGAATGTTCAAGTTATGGTAAAGTTCAAAATGCTCCCCAAAATAATAATCAAAGAAGAGGAAAAGGTAAAACTCGAGGACGTTCAAACCAAAATAATCGTCAACAACCAAGAACATATACAAAACGTCCAAGAGATGAATATGAACTTATTGATGATTATGAAAAAGTTATAAGACAAGCACGTGAGAGAAAACATCTTACACAAAAACAGCTTGGTGAAAAACTCTATGAAAGAGAATCAGTAATTGCACATATTGAATCTGGTAAAATGGTTCCAGATACAAAAACAGCACGTAAACTTGAAAAAGCTTTAAACATAAAAATTATTGAAAAACTAGAAAGTGACGAACGTGAATTCCAAGATCAACGTCGTTTCCGTGAAGCAACAATTGGAGATATTGCAAAAATTAAAAGATCATAA
- a CDS encoding proteasome-activating nucleotidase gives MSMQKKHEVMERNLTWEIRKLEKDKVILENENLRLDREVKSLKNEISRFRTPPLVLATVSELLGNNEAVVKSSTGPSFLLKYSDKDANKMEIGSRVALNQQTFSIVDVITSEKDPLVSSMEIEEKPDVTYENIGGLEDQIRETIETVELPLKNPEIFEKVGITPPKGVLFYGSPGTGKTLLAKAVANETNATFIKIVASEFVKKYIGEGSRLVRGVFELAKEKAPAIIFIDEIDAIAGKRLQSSTSGDREVQRTLMQLLAEMDGFESRGDIGIIAATNRPDILDPALLRPGRFDRIIEVPVPDEEGKYEILKIHTKNMSLTADVDLQDIARKAKNASGADLKAICTEAGMFAIRDGNTEVSQENFNQAIEKVLNKHNKQQAEETVMFV, from the coding sequence ATGAGTATGCAGAAAAAACATGAAGTAATGGAAAGAAATCTCACATGGGAAATACGTAAACTTGAAAAAGACAAAGTAATCCTAGAAAATGAAAACTTAAGACTAGATAGGGAAGTAAAATCACTTAAAAATGAAATAAGCAGATTTAGAACACCACCACTAGTACTTGCAACAGTATCAGAACTACTTGGAAATAATGAAGCCGTAGTAAAAAGCTCAACAGGACCATCATTTTTACTAAAATACTCAGATAAAGATGCAAACAAAATGGAAATTGGATCACGTGTAGCATTAAACCAACAAACATTTAGTATTGTAGATGTAATAACATCAGAAAAAGATCCACTAGTATCAAGTATGGAAATTGAAGAAAAACCAGATGTAACATATGAAAACATTGGAGGACTAGAAGATCAAATACGTGAAACCATAGAAACAGTAGAACTTCCACTTAAAAACCCGGAAATATTCGAAAAAGTGGGAATTACACCTCCAAAAGGAGTGCTATTCTATGGTTCTCCTGGTACTGGTAAAACACTACTTGCAAAAGCAGTAGCAAATGAAACAAATGCAACATTCATAAAAATAGTAGCATCAGAATTTGTTAAAAAATACATCGGAGAAGGATCACGTCTAGTTCGTGGAGTATTTGAACTTGCAAAAGAAAAAGCACCAGCAATAATATTCATAGATGAAATAGATGCAATAGCAGGAAAAAGACTTCAAAGCTCAACAAGTGGAGATCGTGAAGTACAAAGAACACTCATGCAACTACTTGCTGAAATGGATGGATTTGAATCACGAGGAGATATTGGAATAATAGCAGCAACAAACAGACCTGACATTCTTGATCCAGCATTACTACGTCCAGGACGATTTGACCGTATAATAGAAGTTCCTGTACCAGATGAAGAAGGTAAATATGAAATTCTAAAAATCCACACAAAAAACATGTCACTTACAGCAGATGTAGATCTTCAAGATATAGCACGTAAAGCTAAAAATGCATCAGGAGCAGATCTTAAAGCAATCTGTACAGAAGCAGGTATGTTTGCAATACGTGATGGAAATACTGAAGTATCACAAGAAAACTTCAACCAAGCAATAGAAAAAGTATTAAATAAACACAACAAACAACAAGCTGAAGAAACAGTAATGTTTGTATAA